A window from Pontibacillus yanchengensis encodes these proteins:
- a CDS encoding glucose-6-phosphate isomerase has translation MTHIRFDYEKALSFFGEHEVHYMKDYVKLAHHALHEKTGTGNDFLGWLNLPSEYDKEEFTRIQKSAEKIKADSDVLLVIGIGGSYLGARAALEMLNHTFYNQLTKEQRQTPQVIFVGNSISAPYMNDLYDLLEGKDVSVNVISKSGTTTEPAIAFRIFRDFLEKKYGKEEARKRIYATTDRQKGALKTLANEEGYESFVIPDDVGGRFSVLTAVGLLPIAASGIDINQMMDGAQEAEKQLSESELEDNPAYQYAAVRNVLYNKGKSIEMLVNYEPSLQYFSEWWKQLFGESEGKDQKGIFPASANFSTDLHSMGQYVQDGRRDLFETVIHVEQPKSDITIEEDEQNLDGLNYLAGETVDYVNEKAYEGTLLAHTDGEVPNLVVHVPSLDAYTFGYMVYFFEKACAISGYLLGVNPFDQPGVEAYKKNMFALLGKPGFEDQKAELEKRLNK, from the coding sequence TTTCTAGGTTGGTTAAACTTACCAAGTGAATATGATAAAGAAGAATTCACACGCATTCAAAAATCAGCAGAGAAAATTAAGGCAGACTCTGACGTATTACTAGTCATTGGAATTGGTGGTTCTTATCTTGGTGCTCGAGCTGCTTTAGAAATGCTAAATCATACATTTTACAACCAATTAACAAAAGAACAGCGTCAAACGCCTCAAGTTATTTTTGTAGGGAACAGCATTAGTGCTCCTTATATGAATGATTTATATGATCTTCTTGAAGGTAAAGACGTATCCGTTAATGTCATCTCAAAAAGTGGTACTACCACAGAACCAGCCATCGCATTCCGTATTTTCCGCGACTTCCTAGAAAAGAAATATGGCAAGGAAGAAGCAAGAAAACGTATTTATGCTACAACGGATCGACAAAAAGGTGCATTAAAGACATTAGCAAACGAAGAAGGATATGAAAGCTTTGTCATCCCTGATGATGTAGGTGGACGCTTTTCTGTGTTAACAGCAGTTGGTTTGTTACCAATTGCAGCTAGTGGTATTGATATTAATCAAATGATGGATGGTGCACAAGAAGCGGAAAAACAATTAAGTGAATCTGAACTCGAAGATAACCCTGCTTACCAATATGCAGCGGTTCGTAATGTGCTCTACAACAAAGGTAAATCCATTGAGATGCTCGTAAACTACGAACCGTCCCTTCAATACTTTTCCGAATGGTGGAAACAGTTATTTGGAGAGAGTGAAGGGAAAGATCAAAAAGGGATTTTCCCAGCCTCCGCAAACTTCTCGACCGATTTACACTCTATGGGTCAATATGTGCAAGATGGACGTCGGGATTTATTTGAAACTGTTATTCACGTAGAACAACCAAAGAGTGATATCACCATAGAAGAAGATGAGCAAAACCTTGATGGACTGAACTATTTAGCTGGTGAAACAGTTGATTATGTAAACGAAAAAGCGTATGAAGGAACGCTGCTTGCTCATACAGATGGGGAAGTACCAAACCTTGTCGTCCATGTACCTTCTCTTGATGCTTACACCTTTGGATATATGGTGTATTTCTTTGAAAAAGCTTGTGCCATTAGTGGCTATTTACTAGGCGTAAATCCATTTGATCAACCTGGAGTAGAAGCCTATAAGAAAAACATGTTCGCACTATTAGGCAAACCGGGATTCGAAGATCAAAAAGCTGAATTAGAAAAACGACTGAATAAATAA